A single window of Hyla sarda isolate aHylSar1 chromosome 2, aHylSar1.hap1, whole genome shotgun sequence DNA harbors:
- the LOC130357355 gene encoding DNA damage-regulated autophagy modulator protein 1-like, translating into MEIQGLGFLPILWVTWNLLGLSTLVTLTIALGHSRQPFISDTAVGYPVWIIYKVVFFGAPIIGVAVTYLQHRFMFLRSEPSAKHFRIYQKILFTLGCIMCIGTALNAVFTMGNNPTIHRISSGMAFICGAIYNVCQAGFLYKRSYSSRIVCHIRLASTLVTSVVLLLFSVGQVSFYTDLCTGHCEEIMYVPVMVAEYLGFCGVTLYHVTHYTDLQHLSVKISRNDINVSLRTKIPDPEQNHPVEQ; encoded by the coding sequence ATGGAGATCCAGGGATTAGGGTTCTTGCCTATCCTTTGGGTCACATGGAACCTTTTGGGCCTCAGCACTCTTGTCACCTTGACCATCGCCCTAGGACATAGCAGACAGCCGTTTATCAGTGACACGGCTGTAGGATATCCTGTGTGGATAATATATAAGGTTGTGTTCTTTGGTGCACCCATCATAGGAGTTGCCGTCACCTACCTGCAGCACCGATTTATGTTCCTGCGCTCTGAACCATCTGCGAAGCATTTTAGGATTTACCAGAAGATCTTGTTTACCTTAGGATGCATCATGTGCATAGGAACAGCCCTGAATGCCGTATTTACTATGGGGAACAATCCTACAATACACAGGATCAGCTCAGGTATGGCATTTATTTGTGGagccatatataatgtgtgccaAGCTGGATTCCTATACAAAAGGTCATACAGCAGCCGGATTGTTTGCCATATAAGGCTGGCCTCCACCTTAGTGACTTCTGTGGTGCTGCTGCTCTTCAGTGTCGGTCAGGTCTCCTTCTATACGGATCTGTGCACCGGACACTGCGAGGAGATTATGTATGTCCCCGTCATGGTGGCTGAATACCTGGGATTCTGCGGCGTCACCTTATACCATGTGACCCACTATACAGATTTACAGCATTTGTCAGTAAAGATTTCCAGAAATGACATTAACGTCAGCCTGAGGACCAAGATACCGGACCCGGAACAGAACCATCCTGTAGAACAGTGA